The following proteins come from a genomic window of Bacillus sp. Marseille-P3661:
- a CDS encoding GMC family oxidoreductase has translation MAKKLPKVDVVIVGVGWAGGIIASELTKQGLNVVGLERGKERKTEDYFMVHDELRYALRYEMMQDLSKETITFRGNEKIRALPMRQYGSFLLGDGLGGSGVHWNGQTYRFLPYDFEIRSKTIERYGKNKIPAEMTIQDWGITYDEMEPYFDKFEQMAGISGEENPLAGKRSNKYPTPPMKTSPQLKKFAEAAKSLKLNPYILPSANLSETYTNPDGISRTACQYCGYCERFGCEYGAKADPVVTVIPVAKKTGKFEIRTHSNVRRVLKSGNKATGVLYTDVTTGEEIEQPADIVVLTSYVFNNVRLLLMSDIGRPYNPQTGTGVIGKNYAYQVMKGNAVGFFEKEEFNNFAGAGALGMTVDEFNGDNFDHTDLGFIHGGSISMTQTGQRPIQNNKVPEGTPTWGKEFKANSIKYANRTLAVGGQGSSMPFKHHFLDLDPTYKDAFGDPLMRITFDFEEQDRQLAIFLANKCADIVKAMGADHVESLKELGPYDITTYQSTHNTGGVIMGAEPETSAVNNYLQMWDFENLFVVGAVNFPHNSGYNPTGTVGALAYRAAEGILKYSQNGGLLA, from the coding sequence ATGGCAAAAAAATTACCTAAAGTAGATGTGGTAATTGTTGGAGTTGGTTGGGCAGGAGGGATCATCGCTTCCGAGTTAACCAAACAAGGGTTAAATGTAGTTGGGTTAGAGAGAGGTAAGGAAAGAAAAACGGAAGATTATTTCATGGTTCATGATGAGCTTCGATATGCTCTACGTTATGAGATGATGCAGGATCTATCTAAAGAAACAATTACGTTTCGAGGGAATGAAAAAATACGTGCATTACCAATGCGTCAATATGGTTCATTTTTATTAGGTGATGGACTAGGCGGTTCAGGTGTTCATTGGAATGGACAAACCTATCGTTTTCTTCCATATGACTTTGAAATACGATCTAAGACGATTGAAAGATATGGAAAAAACAAAATCCCAGCGGAGATGACGATTCAAGATTGGGGAATTACATATGATGAGATGGAACCGTATTTTGACAAGTTTGAGCAAATGGCAGGGATTTCAGGAGAAGAAAATCCTTTAGCTGGTAAGAGATCTAACAAGTATCCTACACCGCCAATGAAAACCTCTCCCCAATTAAAAAAGTTTGCAGAAGCGGCAAAAAGCTTAAAACTTAACCCATACATCCTTCCATCTGCGAACCTGTCTGAAACGTATACAAATCCAGATGGAATTTCTCGTACAGCTTGCCAGTATTGTGGTTATTGTGAACGATTTGGATGTGAATACGGGGCTAAGGCCGATCCAGTTGTAACTGTTATTCCTGTTGCGAAAAAAACAGGGAAATTTGAAATTAGAACACATTCAAATGTGAGACGGGTTTTAAAATCTGGCAATAAAGCTACAGGTGTACTATATACAGATGTAACGACAGGCGAAGAAATTGAACAACCAGCAGATATTGTTGTTTTGACGAGTTACGTGTTTAATAATGTGAGATTATTATTAATGTCTGATATAGGACGTCCATACAATCCACAAACAGGTACTGGTGTTATTGGGAAAAACTATGCTTACCAAGTAATGAAAGGGAATGCTGTTGGATTCTTTGAAAAGGAAGAGTTTAACAACTTTGCCGGTGCCGGTGCACTTGGTATGACTGTAGATGAATTCAATGGTGATAACTTTGATCATACTGATTTAGGTTTCATTCACGGTGGATCGATCAGTATGACTCAGACCGGGCAGAGACCGATCCAAAATAATAAGGTTCCTGAGGGAACACCTACATGGGGAAAAGAATTTAAAGCAAATTCAATTAAATATGCAAATCGAACTTTAGCCGTCGGTGGACAAGGATCAAGTATGCCTTTTAAACACCATTTTCTTGACCTTGATCCGACATATAAGGATGCCTTTGGAGATCCATTGATGCGGATTACCTTTGACTTTGAGGAGCAAGATCGTCAGCTTGCAATCTTCTTAGCTAATAAATGTGCAGATATAGTAAAGGCAATGGGAGCTGATCATGTTGAGTCCCTTAAAGAGCTTGGCCCATACGATATAACAACATACCAATCCACGCACAATACAGGCGGTGTTATTATGGGAGCTGAACCTGAAACATCCGCTGTAAATAATTATTTGCAAATGTGGGATTTCGAAAATCTCTTTGTTGTTGGTGCTGTAAATTTCCCACATAACAGTGGCTATAATCCTACTGGAACAGTTGGGGCACTAGCTTACCGAGCTGCAGAAGGTATACTAAAATATAGCCAAAATGGTGGGTTATTGGCTTAG
- a CDS encoding diguanylate cyclase domain-containing protein — protein MLTMYYENVMSDYTLISLVVLSFVIGIFTSYVAINLILWKLTKIWVVISSVIMGGGIWSMHFISMLAFHINIKVHYNITMIILSLIVSIIFSFLSFKKLSTGNNKYFLVCGLLMGVGISSMHYAGMAAMEMDTKIVYSPILVITSIIIAIIMSVISFWIISLINKQVYDPFKLKITGAVLLGLSIALMHFVGMGAANFVEHTHNNRFIFVKDYEVSGFAIGLTIGLFLLLVLVTILITSIINEKYTIKLKESEKLYRQLVEGSPEPIIVYQNEKVVFVNDKLEELIGYKSEEIIGRSIFDFIHADYNNDVRRRIQKIFVDKRVERMELKILAKDNKILDIEVSSALIMYNSKPSIEVFLRDVTEKKMMEEELRKNDERYRFIAENSTELISSFKPNGDYEYISPSCCQILGYDQNELINRNMFDFIHPDEFEIVNRLRTEMESQLEVVTFTHRFRKEDGTYIWLETNARTIRTSSRTIEKLIAVSRDITERLEKENKLHETIKVLEYLSNMDALTSIPNRRFFEERLQSEWNRSMRNGNPLSALMIDIDHFKNYNDFYGHQEGDRIIKQIALVLMDTVKKPSDFVARYGGEEFIVLLPDTDKKGATHIAKQMINNVRNLKVLNEVSSTSPFVTISIGSATVIPEKYTQPNELIKQADIALYHAKEQGRNCFIIS, from the coding sequence ATGTTAACTATGTATTACGAAAATGTGATGTCTGATTACACCCTTATTTCTTTAGTAGTACTTTCATTTGTGATTGGTATTTTTACTTCATACGTTGCTATTAATCTGATCCTTTGGAAATTGACAAAAATTTGGGTTGTTATATCATCGGTTATAATGGGGGGCGGGATATGGTCCATGCATTTTATTTCCATGTTAGCATTCCATATCAATATAAAAGTTCATTATAATATAACCATGATCATTTTGTCTCTGATAGTATCAATAATCTTTTCATTTTTATCCTTTAAGAAGTTAAGTACTGGCAACAATAAATACTTTTTAGTCTGTGGATTGTTAATGGGAGTGGGAATTTCATCCATGCATTATGCAGGAATGGCAGCAATGGAAATGGATACTAAAATTGTGTACAGCCCTATTTTAGTAATTACTTCTATTATAATTGCTATAATCATGTCTGTTATTTCATTTTGGATTATTTCACTTATTAATAAACAAGTATACGATCCTTTCAAGTTGAAAATAACAGGTGCTGTATTGCTAGGATTGTCTATCGCATTGATGCACTTTGTTGGGATGGGCGCAGCGAATTTTGTTGAGCATACTCACAATAATCGTTTTATTTTTGTAAAAGATTACGAAGTCTCAGGCTTTGCTATCGGCTTGACAATTGGTTTATTTTTGCTATTAGTTTTAGTAACCATCTTGATAACATCCATTATAAATGAAAAATATACGATTAAACTGAAAGAAAGTGAAAAACTATATCGCCAATTAGTTGAAGGCTCACCTGAGCCCATTATAGTTTATCAAAACGAGAAAGTAGTTTTTGTAAATGATAAATTAGAGGAACTGATAGGATATAAGTCTGAAGAAATTATTGGAAGGTCAATTTTTGATTTTATCCATGCTGATTACAATAACGACGTTAGAAGACGTATTCAGAAAATTTTTGTTGATAAAAGAGTAGAACGGATGGAGTTGAAGATATTAGCAAAGGATAATAAAATTCTTGATATAGAAGTGTCCTCGGCACTAATTATGTATAATAGCAAGCCATCTATAGAAGTATTTTTACGAGATGTTACTGAGAAAAAAATGATGGAAGAGGAGCTTAGGAAGAATGATGAACGTTATCGGTTCATTGCTGAAAATTCAACAGAACTTATTTCTTCTTTTAAGCCAAACGGAGATTATGAGTATATCTCCCCGTCATGTTGTCAAATTTTAGGCTATGATCAAAATGAGTTAATTAATAGAAATATGTTTGACTTTATTCATCCAGATGAATTTGAGATTGTAAATCGATTACGAACTGAAATGGAATCACAACTTGAGGTAGTTACTTTTACACATCGATTTCGAAAAGAAGATGGCACATATATATGGCTTGAAACAAATGCTCGCACGATACGAACTTCTTCTAGAACGATAGAGAAATTAATTGCTGTTTCTCGAGATATAACTGAACGGCTTGAAAAGGAAAATAAATTACATGAAACTATTAAAGTCTTAGAATATTTATCAAATATGGATGCCCTCACAAGCATTCCTAACCGTCGATTTTTTGAAGAAAGGCTACAAAGTGAATGGAACCGATCTATGCGGAATGGTAACCCACTATCAGCATTAATGATAGATATAGATCACTTTAAGAACTATAATGACTTTTACGGCCATCAAGAAGGAGACCGGATAATCAAACAAATCGCCCTTGTATTAATGGATACGGTTAAAAAGCCAAGTGATTTTGTAGCTAGATATGGTGGTGAAGAATTTATTGTTCTTCTTCCAGACACAGATAAAAAAGGAGCCACCCATATTGCAAAACAAATGATTAATAATGTAAGAAATTTAAAAGTATTAAACGAAGTTTCAAGTACTAGCCCATTTGTAACAATCAGTATAGGAAGTGCAACAGTTATTCCAGAAAAGTATACTCAACCTAACGAATTAATAAAACAGGCTGATATTGCTTTATATCATGCAAAAGAACAGGGAAGAAATTGCTTTATTATTAGTTAG